A DNA window from Halorubrum sp. DM2 contains the following coding sequences:
- a CDS encoding DUF3006 family protein — MTAIELPDGEYTAVVDNVEDGFATVFFERDGEEAGNAVLEASRLPPDGRHADAILSVVLSEGRIEAATYKPEQTESRAEEAQDRFDRLSKRPPSDEET; from the coding sequence ATGACTGCCATCGAACTTCCCGACGGCGAGTACACTGCGGTCGTTGACAACGTCGAGGACGGGTTCGCGACCGTGTTCTTCGAACGTGACGGCGAGGAAGCGGGGAACGCGGTACTGGAGGCTTCGCGGCTCCCGCCAGACGGGCGGCACGCGGACGCGATTCTGTCGGTGGTTCTCAGTGAGGGGCGTATCGAAGCTGCCACGTACAAGCCCGAGCAGACGGAGAGCCGAGCGGAAGAGGCACAGGATCGGTTCGATCGGCTCTCGAAGCGGCCGCCGTCCGACGAGGAGACGTAG
- a CDS encoding ABC transporter permease: MSRVQYFLKRVALSVPVLVLGATLTFVIFRFGPIDPAAAIVGDAATEEGVAEYERIRVELGLEQPLLQHYWAYMTDLLTLNLGQSWVLAPQTDVVSLLAVYAPRTLWLTFWSVLIPIFVGIPMGVYAGINSNTPLDYGLSLFGIVWRGMPNFWLAIILLAVLSQSDTLLGFDWSEFLVTTSVTGTPDLSRLSSPTGFLAAVKQVLPAAVVLGSASMGSELRIARTAVLETINEGYVEAAEANGVSRRSVVWKHVLRNALIPLVPTITNEAFLLIGGSVIIEVVFGINGLGWLFFQSVLNADMPLVTALVFVFVLVVVLINLVQDLLYVLIDPRVGYGGR, from the coding sequence ATGAGTCGGGTACAGTATTTCCTCAAGCGGGTCGCGCTGTCCGTCCCGGTGCTGGTTCTCGGAGCCACGCTCACGTTCGTCATCTTCCGATTCGGGCCGATCGACCCCGCGGCCGCCATCGTCGGCGACGCCGCCACCGAAGAGGGGGTCGCGGAGTACGAACGCATCCGCGTCGAACTCGGCCTCGAACAACCCCTCTTACAGCACTACTGGGCGTATATGACCGACCTGCTGACGCTGAACCTCGGCCAGTCGTGGGTGCTGGCACCGCAGACCGACGTCGTGTCCCTGCTCGCGGTGTACGCGCCGCGGACCCTCTGGCTGACGTTCTGGTCCGTCCTGATCCCGATCTTCGTCGGGATCCCGATGGGCGTGTACGCGGGGATCAACTCGAACACGCCGCTCGACTACGGGCTGTCGCTCTTCGGGATCGTCTGGCGGGGAATGCCGAACTTCTGGCTGGCGATCATCCTTCTAGCGGTGCTCTCGCAGTCGGACACGCTGTTGGGGTTCGACTGGAGCGAGTTCCTCGTGACGACCTCCGTGACCGGCACGCCCGACCTGTCGCGTCTGTCGTCGCCGACCGGCTTCCTCGCGGCCGTCAAACAGGTGTTGCCCGCGGCGGTGGTGCTTGGGTCGGCGTCGATGGGGAGCGAACTCCGGATTGCGCGCACAGCCGTACTCGAAACGATCAACGAGGGGTACGTCGAGGCCGCCGAGGCGAACGGCGTGTCGCGTCGGTCGGTCGTCTGGAAACACGTCCTCCGGAACGCGTTGATCCCGCTGGTTCCCACCATCACCAACGAGGCGTTCCTCCTGATCGGCGGCTCGGTCATCATCGAGGTCGTGTTCGGGATCAACGGTCTCGGCTGGCTGTTCTTCCAGTCCGTCCTTAACGCCGACATGCCGCTGGTGACCGCGCTGGTCTTCGTCTTCGTCTTGGTCGTCGTTCTGATCAATCTCGTTCAGGATCTGCTGTACGTCCTGATCGATCCCCGCGTCGGATACGGAGGGCGGTGA
- a CDS encoding ABC transporter permease — MDSASLSTRFRRRPLPAVTWTVGAAVLIALELGRVAGSLAAVGSATAAAGQVAVGWTRTGLASGGASAVVAIAFVGVVVWLVGLAASAGTGSDLVRSVTARLPPAIQRTVEALIYGGLLLAAGWVATQIGAVEVAHALGRALGSLADLPTLTAREVIPNQGYQLPDGTWQGTFLGLSPAAAWGLRVLVVHAYVIAWLGWGWLGYRWFRAHYRRADWTPRDEVVRRFRGHRWGQFGLVVVGLFLTMALFAPSLGTTPAEQNLYSPFSHTIQYYDADVGGVAETLVGNANAQTRSVGYPMENVGPGSYDQFDRFHPFGTLTDGKDLFTFLVHGARVSLVVGLLSVGTSTVIAAAFALISAYYRGVADLLLVVTSDTVMGVPRLLLLILLTVLLADTSLAGAYNGGVLLALILAATGWPFLWRAFRGPALQVSEKDWVDAARNYGQSPTGIMRYHMLPYLVGYLLIYSSLVLGGVILAIAGLSFLGLGITPPTPEWGRAVDMGREYVATESWHISLIPGAMVTLVVIGFNAVGDALRDAVDPQSDTGATDASETESRGGGV, encoded by the coding sequence GTGGACTCGGCATCGCTCTCGACGCGGTTCCGACGTCGTCCCCTCCCCGCGGTTACGTGGACTGTCGGGGCAGCCGTCCTGATCGCGCTGGAACTGGGGCGGGTCGCCGGCAGCCTCGCCGCGGTCGGATCGGCGACCGCGGCCGCCGGGCAGGTCGCGGTGGGATGGACGCGCACGGGCCTCGCCAGCGGCGGGGCGTCCGCCGTCGTCGCGATTGCGTTCGTCGGCGTCGTCGTGTGGCTCGTCGGCCTCGCCGCCTCCGCGGGGACCGGCAGCGACCTCGTGCGGTCGGTGACGGCACGCTTACCGCCGGCCATTCAGCGGACCGTCGAGGCGCTCATCTACGGCGGCCTCCTCCTCGCCGCCGGCTGGGTCGCGACCCAAATCGGTGCGGTCGAGGTCGCCCACGCGCTCGGGCGTGCGCTCGGTTCCCTCGCTGACCTGCCGACGCTGACCGCCAGAGAGGTCATCCCGAATCAGGGGTATCAACTCCCCGACGGGACGTGGCAGGGGACCTTCCTCGGCCTCTCCCCGGCCGCCGCGTGGGGCCTTCGGGTGCTTGTCGTTCACGCGTACGTGATCGCGTGGCTGGGGTGGGGGTGGCTCGGATATCGCTGGTTCCGAGCCCACTACCGTCGGGCCGACTGGACGCCTCGCGACGAGGTCGTTCGCCGGTTCCGCGGCCACCGGTGGGGACAGTTCGGTCTCGTCGTCGTCGGCCTGTTCCTCACGATGGCACTTTTCGCCCCGTCGCTCGGAACGACACCCGCCGAGCAGAACCTCTACTCCCCGTTCTCACACACGATTCAGTACTATGACGCCGACGTCGGTGGGGTCGCGGAGACGCTCGTCGGCAACGCCAACGCCCAGACCCGGTCAGTCGGGTACCCGATGGAGAACGTGGGCCCGGGCAGCTACGACCAGTTCGACCGGTTCCACCCCTTCGGTACGCTCACGGACGGGAAAGACCTGTTCACGTTCCTCGTCCACGGGGCCCGGGTGTCGCTCGTCGTCGGGCTGTTGAGCGTCGGAACGAGCACCGTCATCGCGGCCGCGTTCGCGCTGATCTCGGCGTACTACCGCGGCGTCGCCGACCTGCTGTTGGTGGTGACGAGCGACACGGTGATGGGGGTGCCGCGGCTCCTCCTGTTGATCCTTCTGACGGTGTTGCTGGCGGACACCTCCCTCGCGGGGGCGTACAACGGTGGCGTGTTACTGGCGCTCATCTTGGCCGCGACGGGGTGGCCGTTCCTCTGGCGTGCGTTCCGCGGGCCGGCGCTCCAGGTCTCGGAGAAGGACTGGGTCGACGCCGCCCGCAACTACGGCCAGTCGCCGACCGGGATCATGCGGTATCACATGCTGCCGTACCTCGTCGGCTACCTGCTGATCTACAGTTCGCTCGTCCTCGGCGGCGTCATCCTCGCGATCGCCGGCCTGTCGTTCCTCGGCCTCGGCATCACTCCGCCGACGCCCGAGTGGGGCCGAGCGGTCGACATGGGTCGGGAGTACGTCGCGACCGAGTCGTGGCACATCTCGCTCATCCCCGGCGCGATGGTGACGCTCGTCGTCATCGGATTTAATGCCGTCGGGGATGCCCTTCGGGACGCCGTTGATCCCCAAAGCGACACCGGCGCGACCGACGCGAGCGAGACCGAGTCTCGGGGTGGTGGCGTGTGA
- a CDS encoding ABC transporter ATP-binding protein, whose translation MTDGPILSVEALRTTFHTDRETVRAVDGVDFDVSPGRTLGIVGESGSGKSVTARTILGLVDDPGRVDPDGSVRYHDPEFVRRTAASHPDRVRWLDAESDETGSRSEADSRSGTGSASESAPDEGVDDRFVTVTDGHPDEGAGGIEAGWVDLVAAPQAVTEEARGSEIAMVFQDAASSLNPVYTVGNQIRELLRIHRGLDGEEARRTAATLLEDVGIPDPERRLDEYPHQFSGGMQQRAAIALALACDPAVLLCDEPTTGLDVTIQAQILDLLERLQRERELAVVFITHDMGVISRIADTVAVMYAGEIVERASAERLFGEPRHPYTEGLLESIPGLVADIDLLPTIDGSVPTPNEPATSCRFAPRCPEAMPECETVHPRHVPVGDDATSPRDETGDAASADRHTAACLLYPESLSRRARLAAHEAADASRADDSGDLGESEDSDAPHVPLDRSPGKDDEDQP comes from the coding sequence GTGACTGACGGGCCGATCCTCTCCGTTGAGGCGTTACGGACGACGTTCCACACCGATCGCGAGACCGTCCGCGCCGTTGACGGCGTCGACTTCGACGTGTCGCCCGGTCGGACGCTCGGAATCGTGGGGGAGAGCGGGTCCGGCAAGAGCGTCACGGCGCGCACGATCCTCGGTCTCGTCGACGATCCGGGCCGCGTCGATCCGGACGGATCCGTCCGGTATCACGACCCCGAGTTCGTCCGTCGGACGGCCGCGTCCCACCCCGATCGGGTCCGCTGGCTCGACGCCGAGAGCGACGAGACCGGTTCGCGGTCCGAGGCGGACTCGCGGTCTGGGACCGGCTCGGCCTCCGAGTCGGCACCGGACGAGGGGGTAGACGACCGCTTCGTGACCGTGACTGACGGCCACCCGGACGAAGGGGCAGGCGGGATCGAGGCGGGGTGGGTCGACCTGGTCGCCGCACCGCAGGCCGTCACCGAGGAGGCCCGGGGCAGCGAGATCGCCATGGTGTTTCAAGACGCCGCCAGCAGCCTCAACCCGGTGTACACCGTCGGCAACCAGATCCGGGAGCTGCTCCGAATTCACCGCGGACTCGACGGCGAGGAAGCGAGGCGGACCGCGGCAACTCTCCTGGAAGACGTCGGCATTCCCGACCCCGAGCGCCGCCTCGACGAGTACCCACACCAGTTCTCGGGCGGGATGCAACAGCGGGCGGCGATAGCGCTCGCGCTCGCCTGCGACCCGGCGGTGCTGCTCTGTGATGAGCCCACCACCGGACTCGACGTCACGATCCAGGCGCAGATCCTCGACCTGCTCGAACGGCTCCAGCGGGAACGCGAACTCGCCGTCGTGTTCATCACCCACGACATGGGGGTCATCTCCCGGATCGCCGACACCGTCGCCGTCATGTACGCCGGCGAGATCGTCGAGCGGGCGTCGGCGGAGCGGCTGTTCGGCGAGCCGCGTCACCCCTACACCGAGGGACTACTGGAGAGCATCCCGGGGCTGGTGGCCGATATCGACCTCCTCCCGACGATCGACGGCAGCGTCCCGACGCCCAACGAGCCGGCCACGAGCTGCCGGTTCGCTCCCCGCTGCCCGGAGGCGATGCCCGAGTGTGAGACGGTCCACCCTCGTCACGTCCCAGTCGGCGACGACGCGACCTCCCCGCGCGACGAGACGGGCGACGCGGCCTCGGCGGACCGACACACGGCCGCCTGCCTCCTCTATCCCGAGTCCCTCTCGCGTCGAGCCCGATTGGCGGCCCACGAGGCGGCTGACGCGTCACGCGCGGACGACTCCGGCGACTTGGGCGAATCGGAGGACTCGGACGCCCCGCACGTACCGCTGGACCGATCTCCCGGTAAAGATGACGAGGACCAGCCATGA
- a CDS encoding ABC transporter ATP-binding protein: MSNAHAPTSDEEPLVSVDGLRTYYESDRLVGGQPLKAVDGVSFDIGRGDTIGIVGESGCGKTTLGRSILQLEDVDAGRVRFDGRDVTDFGRRELKAWRQDAQMVYQNPNTAVNERMTVGRIVREPLDVHDWGTEAERRDRVMELLEKVGLDEEHYYRYPHQFSGGQRQRIGIARALAPEPEFIVLDEPVSALDVSVQAKILNLLTELQRELDLTYMLIAHDLSVVRHVCDRVGVMYLGKLMELSPTEELFRSPSNPYTRALLSAIPHPDPELTQERITLRGSPPSPRDPPSGCVFSTRCPFKIRPPEHESVTDEAWARVEEFRAVLRERDRDADGLVDRAKRRLGVRSGSTPVAEVRDDLFADVVLSDATRDPIDRATEIAADGRIAEAVAVLDETFGTVCETDVPELHSTGEDRVSRCHRHGEAYADPTARRAESDETPRR; encoded by the coding sequence ATGAGCAACGCACACGCCCCCACATCGGACGAGGAGCCGCTCGTCAGCGTCGACGGGCTACGGACGTACTACGAGAGCGACCGCTTGGTCGGCGGCCAGCCGCTCAAGGCGGTCGACGGCGTCTCCTTCGACATCGGCCGCGGTGATACCATCGGTATCGTCGGCGAGTCCGGGTGCGGGAAGACGACGCTCGGCCGGAGCATCCTCCAGCTGGAGGACGTCGACGCGGGGCGAGTTCGGTTCGACGGCCGCGACGTGACCGACTTCGGCCGTCGGGAACTGAAGGCGTGGCGGCAGGACGCACAGATGGTGTACCAGAACCCGAACACGGCGGTCAACGAACGCATGACCGTCGGTCGAATCGTCCGCGAGCCGCTCGACGTCCACGACTGGGGGACTGAGGCCGAGCGGCGAGACCGCGTCATGGAGCTCCTCGAAAAGGTCGGCCTCGACGAGGAGCACTACTACAGGTACCCTCACCAGTTCTCCGGCGGACAGCGTCAGCGGATCGGCATCGCCAGGGCATTGGCCCCCGAACCGGAGTTCATCGTCCTCGACGAGCCGGTCTCGGCGCTCGACGTCTCCGTTCAGGCGAAGATCCTCAACCTCCTCACCGAGCTACAGCGGGAACTGGATCTCACGTACATGCTCATCGCGCACGACCTGAGCGTGGTCCGCCACGTCTGTGATCGCGTCGGTGTCATGTACCTCGGGAAGCTGATGGAACTGAGTCCCACTGAGGAACTGTTCCGGTCTCCGTCGAATCCCTACACGCGCGCGCTGCTGTCGGCGATACCACACCCGGACCCGGAGCTAACGCAAGAGCGTATCACGCTTCGCGGGTCCCCGCCGAGTCCCCGGGACCCGCCGTCGGGCTGCGTCTTCTCGACCCGGTGTCCGTTCAAGATCAGACCGCCGGAACACGAGTCGGTGACTGACGAGGCGTGGGCGCGCGTCGAGGAGTTCCGCGCGGTGCTCCGCGAGCGCGACCGCGACGCCGACGGCCTCGTCGACAGGGCGAAACGCCGCCTCGGCGTCCGGAGCGGATCGACGCCGGTCGCCGAGGTCCGCGACGACCTCTTCGCGGACGTGGTCCTCTCCGACGCGACTCGGGATCCGATCGACCGCGCGACGGAAATCGCGGCCGACGGACGGATCGCCGAGGCCGTGGCCGTCCTCGACGAGACGTTCGGGACGGTGTGTGAGACCGACGTTCCGGAGCTCCACTCGACCGGAGAAGACCGGGTGAGTCGGTGTCACCGGCACGGCGAGGCGTACGCCGACCCGACCGCGCGCCGCGCCGAGTCCGACGAGACCCCGCGTCGGTGA
- a CDS encoding ABC transporter substrate-binding protein: MSENIDRRKFLAGVGTVSSVAVAGCSGEEDPVEESGADGNGSDADGDGQDQLNAGQLQLIQNPRATLDPIGISGGINAWMSSQVHEQPFTYADGTAPVESMLVDEYTVSDDYLTYTFTFKEGVSFHNGRELTASDAVYSWRRLAESENNRNNQDRIVRGPMSVAHETNEDGETVPGSLALEAVDEYTVEMTLEEPFQNTLGNLADLRFTVIPEGIVGDIEGYDGEVPYDEWSTERLTGTGPFQFVRWDPGNEIVVERFDDYRGSVANIDGIRWQILEDPNARYTRAVNEQNVDIFNMPRSQFDPALLEVDQEIDEDRSQGTYGPVGGETLNYGETSLPRTQYLIFNTLRVEEPARKAIAYIVNQEQITETAVRGQGEPAYFLTPPSAFPGGASNYRQTAQEDYPYGYAESDLDAARQVMEEAGYTADDPYETTLQFPSDRQASEWGEIANLLRDQAEAVHIDLEIEQAPIATLTNRAIEGDITIYAVWNELSWLEADSMLRFAYPNEFAWSRWGAEAEYEYDQLSDAAQRATDAWGRYEENRVPSEDAQETRDDAYLEIERANWADMTMLPLWHPVEELYWYDWVEGLEMHGSQRRPQLNEISLNR, translated from the coding sequence GTGTCAGAGAACATTGATCGACGGAAGTTCCTCGCGGGCGTGGGAACGGTGTCGAGCGTCGCGGTCGCGGGATGTTCGGGCGAAGAGGACCCGGTCGAGGAATCTGGAGCCGACGGGAACGGTTCGGACGCCGACGGCGACGGCCAAGACCAGCTGAACGCCGGGCAGCTTCAGCTCATCCAGAACCCCCGGGCGACGCTGGACCCGATCGGGATCTCGGGCGGCATCAACGCGTGGATGAGCTCGCAGGTCCACGAGCAGCCGTTCACCTACGCCGACGGGACCGCTCCCGTCGAGTCGATGCTCGTCGACGAGTACACGGTCTCCGACGACTACCTGACGTACACGTTCACGTTCAAGGAAGGCGTCTCGTTCCACAACGGCAGGGAGCTGACCGCCTCCGACGCGGTCTACTCGTGGCGGCGGCTCGCGGAGTCGGAGAACAACCGCAACAACCAAGACCGGATCGTCAGAGGGCCGATGTCGGTGGCCCACGAGACCAACGAGGACGGCGAAACCGTCCCCGGGTCGTTAGCGTTGGAGGCCGTCGACGAGTACACGGTCGAGATGACGCTGGAGGAGCCGTTCCAGAACACGCTCGGGAACCTCGCCGACCTCCGATTCACCGTGATCCCCGAAGGGATCGTCGGCGACATCGAGGGATACGACGGCGAGGTGCCGTACGACGAGTGGTCGACCGAACGGCTCACCGGGACGGGGCCGTTCCAGTTCGTCCGCTGGGACCCCGGAAACGAGATCGTCGTCGAGCGCTTCGACGACTACCGCGGATCGGTGGCGAACATCGACGGGATCCGCTGGCAGATCCTCGAGGACCCGAACGCTCGGTACACCCGTGCGGTGAACGAGCAGAACGTCGACATCTTCAACATGCCGCGGTCGCAGTTCGACCCGGCACTACTGGAGGTCGACCAGGAGATCGACGAGGACCGGAGTCAGGGCACCTACGGCCCGGTCGGAGGCGAGACCCTCAACTACGGCGAGACGAGCCTCCCGCGAACGCAGTATCTGATCTTCAACACGCTTCGAGTCGAAGAGCCGGCGCGGAAGGCCATCGCGTACATCGTCAACCAGGAGCAGATCACGGAGACGGCCGTCCGGGGGCAGGGCGAACCCGCCTACTTCCTGACGCCGCCCAGCGCGTTCCCCGGGGGCGCGAGCAACTACCGCCAGACGGCACAGGAGGACTACCCGTACGGGTACGCGGAGTCCGACCTCGACGCCGCTCGTCAGGTGATGGAGGAGGCCGGATACACCGCGGACGACCCGTACGAGACGACGCTACAGTTCCCGTCCGACCGGCAGGCCTCGGAGTGGGGCGAGATCGCGAACCTGCTGCGCGATCAGGCAGAGGCGGTCCACATCGACCTGGAGATCGAACAAGCGCCGATCGCGACGCTCACCAACCGGGCCATCGAAGGGGACATCACCATCTACGCGGTGTGGAACGAGCTCAGCTGGCTGGAGGCCGACTCGATGCTGCGGTTCGCGTACCCGAACGAGTTCGCGTGGTCTCGGTGGGGTGCCGAAGCGGAGTACGAGTACGACCAGCTGTCCGACGCCGCACAGCGCGCCACGGACGCGTGGGGACGCTACGAGGAGAACCGTGTGCCGTCTGAAGACGCCCAAGAGACCCGAGACGATGCGTACCTCGAGATCGAGCGCGCCAACTGGGCGGACATGACGATGCTGCCGCTGTGGCACCCCGTCGAGGAGCTGTACTGGTACGACTGGGTCGAGGGGCTGGAGATGCACGGGTCACAGCGTCGCCCGCAGCTCAACGAGATCTCGCTGAACCGCTAA
- a CDS encoding replication factor C large subunit, translating into MADWTEKYRPSTLSEVRGNDKARDAFAEWARSWDDHHEAVVLHGSPGVGKTSAAHALANDMGWETVELNASDQRTADVIERFAGRAARNATLGGSAAGGGAAGGDTASRQLVILDEADNIHGNYDRGGASAITELVKESGQPIVLIANDYYDMSRGLRNATQEIEFRDVSARSIVPVLRDICRKEGIEFESDALQQIAEGNRGDLRGAVNDLQAATQGRDSIAVADVVTGDRDKALGLFPFLDAVLKEESAEEALQSAYAVDETPDDLAAWIENNVLDVYDPAEAVRAYDFLANADVWLGRVRATQNYTYWRYATDNAAAGVAAARDGEKGGWTRYGRPQFWSASDATADEVVGKIAAASGCSVATARREVLPFLEAVTHHCKPRALTVAMAAAYDLDEAGVAFVTGSGESTNKVASIVEDAQARREELIEEHADGAFALGGTGREDDGDDGAADGDGSVADGSEAIAVGSERGDAAADAPADASADDEDPDDADDDQAGLNDFM; encoded by the coding sequence ATGGCCGACTGGACGGAGAAGTACCGCCCGAGCACGCTCTCGGAGGTGCGCGGCAACGACAAGGCCCGCGACGCGTTCGCGGAGTGGGCCCGCTCGTGGGACGATCACCATGAGGCGGTCGTCCTCCACGGCAGCCCGGGCGTCGGGAAGACGAGCGCGGCGCACGCGCTCGCGAACGACATGGGGTGGGAGACGGTGGAGCTGAACGCCTCCGACCAGCGCACCGCCGACGTCATCGAGCGCTTCGCGGGGCGGGCCGCCCGCAACGCCACCCTCGGCGGCAGCGCGGCCGGCGGCGGCGCGGCCGGCGGCGACACCGCCTCGCGACAGCTCGTAATCTTAGACGAGGCCGACAACATCCACGGCAACTACGACCGAGGCGGGGCCTCGGCGATCACGGAGCTGGTCAAGGAGTCGGGCCAGCCCATCGTCCTCATCGCCAACGACTACTACGACATGTCGCGGGGCCTTCGGAACGCCACCCAGGAGATCGAGTTCCGCGACGTCTCCGCGCGCTCGATCGTCCCCGTCCTCCGGGACATCTGCCGCAAGGAGGGGATCGAGTTCGAGTCGGACGCGCTCCAACAGATCGCGGAGGGGAACCGCGGCGACCTCCGCGGCGCGGTCAACGACCTCCAAGCCGCCACGCAGGGGCGCGACTCGATCGCGGTCGCGGACGTGGTCACCGGCGACCGCGACAAGGCGCTCGGGCTGTTCCCCTTCCTCGACGCCGTGTTGAAAGAGGAGTCCGCCGAGGAGGCGCTCCAGTCCGCCTACGCCGTCGACGAGACCCCGGACGACCTGGCGGCGTGGATCGAGAACAACGTCTTAGACGTGTACGACCCGGCGGAGGCGGTCCGCGCGTACGACTTCCTCGCGAACGCCGACGTGTGGCTCGGTCGGGTCCGCGCCACGCAGAACTACACCTACTGGCGGTACGCGACAGACAACGCGGCGGCGGGCGTCGCGGCGGCCCGCGACGGCGAGAAGGGCGGGTGGACGCGGTACGGTCGCCCGCAGTTCTGGTCGGCGTCGGACGCGACCGCGGACGAGGTCGTCGGCAAGATCGCGGCCGCGAGCGGCTGTAGCGTCGCGACCGCGCGCCGCGAGGTGTTGCCGTTCCTCGAAGCGGTCACCCACCACTGTAAGCCCCGAGCGCTGACGGTCGCGATGGCGGCGGCGTACGACCTCGACGAGGCGGGCGTCGCCTTCGTCACCGGCTCGGGCGAGTCGACAAACAAGGTCGCGTCGATCGTCGAGGACGCGCAGGCCCGCCGCGAGGAACTCATCGAGGAACACGCCGACGGGGCCTTCGCGCTCGGCGGGACGGGGCGCGAGGACGACGGAGACGACGGGGCCGCCGACGGCGACGGCTCCGTCGCGGACGGGTCCGAAGCGATCGCCGTCGGCTCTGAACGCGGCGACGCGGCGGCCGACGCCCCCGCCGACGCGTCGGCGGACGACGAGGATCCCGACGACGCGGACGACGATCAGGCCGGGCTGAACGACTTCATGTGA
- a CDS encoding HAMP domain-containing sensor histidine kinase — MSERMEQRPGIAYRRPEGDASRFVVEAAGDPRLDLPERPDGGWLGCVADEDRDRLRAALETGPVDIVYRVESGAESQWIHERGRETDGSDVVGYLFPADERVERRRRLERQRERLEEFASVVSHDLRNPLSVAVGNVELADDIDGDAATERLERALDALDRMDDLIGELLTLAREGETVRTAEPTELRSVVDRAWETVGEPADAALVVDGPLGTVSCDPDRLRQAFENLFRNALEHGTPGGVDALSGPGPTGDESETGYHIASGTLSTREEEPADVEDAAVRVRVGRTDDEFYVADDGPGIDPDQRDAVFEPGHTTAPDGTGFGLAIVERIAEAHDWAVSVTESREGGARFEFVCDGPLNVGESPENESNPTHSA; from the coding sequence GTGTCGGAACGAATGGAACAGCGCCCCGGAATCGCGTACCGTCGTCCCGAGGGCGACGCCTCTCGGTTCGTGGTCGAGGCCGCCGGAGACCCGCGGCTCGACCTGCCGGAGCGACCGGACGGGGGGTGGCTCGGTTGCGTGGCCGACGAGGACCGTGACCGGCTCCGCGCGGCCTTAGAGACCGGTCCCGTCGACATCGTGTACCGGGTCGAGAGCGGCGCGGAGTCGCAGTGGATCCACGAGCGCGGCCGGGAGACCGACGGCAGCGACGTGGTCGGTTACCTCTTCCCGGCGGACGAGCGCGTCGAGCGCCGGCGTCGGCTGGAGCGACAGCGGGAGCGGCTAGAGGAGTTCGCGAGCGTCGTCTCTCACGACCTCCGGAATCCCCTCTCCGTCGCGGTCGGGAACGTCGAACTGGCCGACGACATCGACGGCGACGCGGCGACGGAGCGGTTAGAGCGGGCCCTCGACGCGCTCGACCGGATGGACGACCTCATCGGCGAGCTCCTGACGCTGGCCCGGGAGGGAGAGACGGTTCGGACCGCAGAGCCGACGGAGCTGCGGTCGGTCGTCGATCGGGCGTGGGAGACCGTCGGCGAGCCGGCCGACGCCGCCCTCGTCGTCGACGGACCGCTCGGGACGGTCTCGTGCGATCCCGACAGGCTCCGACAGGCCTTCGAGAACCTCTTCCGAAACGCGCTCGAACACGGGACGCCCGGCGGCGTCGACGCCCTCTCCGGCCCCGGACCGACCGGAGACGAATCCGAGACGGGTTACCACATCGCGTCCGGGACGCTCTCGACGCGCGAGGAGGAACCCGCGGACGTCGAGGACGCGGCGGTCCGCGTCCGCGTCGGCCGGACCGACGACGAATTCTACGTCGCGGACGACGGTCCGGGTATCGATCCCGACCAGCGGGACGCCGTCTTCGAGCCCGGACACACCACCGCCCCCGACGGCACCGGCTTCGGGCTGGCGATCGTCGAGCGGATCGCGGAGGCGCACGACTGGGCCGTCTCGGTGACGGAGAGCCGAGAGGGCGGCGCGCGGTTCGAGTTCGTCTGCGACGGTCCGCTCAACGTCGGGGAATCGCCCGAAAACGAGTCGAACCCGACGCACAGCGCGTGA